From one Macaca nemestrina isolate mMacNem1 chromosome 5, mMacNem.hap1, whole genome shotgun sequence genomic stretch:
- the LOC112422912 gene encoding histone H2B type 1-F/J/L-like — protein sequence MPDPAKSAPAPKKGSKKAVTKAQKKDGKKRKRSRKESYSVYVYKVLKQVHPDTGISSKAMGIMNSFVNDIFERIASEASRLAHYNKRSTITSREIQTAVRLLLPGELAKHAVSEGTKAVTKYTSSK from the coding sequence ATGCCTGATCCAGCTAAGTCCGCTCCCGCTCCAAAGAAGGGCTCCAAGAAGGCGGTAACCAAGGCGCAGAAGAAGGATGGCAAGAAGCGCAAGCGCAGCCGTAAGGAGAGCTACTCTGTGTACGTGTACAAGGTGCTGAAGCAGGTCCACCCTGACACCGGCATCTCCTCCAAAGCCATGGGGATCATGAATTCCTTCGTCAACGACATCTTCGAGCGCATCGCGAGTGAGGCTTCCCGCCTGGCGCATTACAACAAGCGTTCCACCATCACCTCCAGGGAGATTCAGACGGCGGTGCGCCTGCTGCTGCCTGGGGAGCTGGCCAAGCACGCCGTGTCCGAGGGCACTAAGGCCGTCACCAAGTACACCAGCTCCAAGTAA
- the LOC112426770 gene encoding histone H3.1 — translation MARTKQTARKSTGGKAPRKQLATKAARKSAPATGGVKKPHRYRPGTVALREIRRYQKSTELLIRKLPFQRLVREIAQDFKTDLRFQSSAVMALQEACEAYLVGLFEDTNLCAIHAKRVTIMPKDIQLARRIRGERA, via the coding sequence ATGGCCCGCACGAAGCAAACGGCTCGTAAGTCCACTGGCGGCAAAGCGCCACGCAAGCAGCTGGCCACTAAGGCGGCTCGCAAGAGCGCGCCGGCCACCGGTGGCGTGAAGAAGCCCCACCGCTACCGGCCTGGCACCGTCGCCCTCCGTGAAATACGCCGCTATCAGAAATCGACTGAGCTACTGATTCGCAAGCTGCCATTCCAGCGTCTGGTACGTGAGATCGCGCAGGACTTCAAGACCGACCTGCGCTTCCAGAGCTCGGCGGTGATGGCGCTGCAGGAGGCCTGCGAGGCTTACTTGGTGGGGCTCTTTGAGGACACCAACCTGTGTGCCATCCACGCCAAGCGAGTGACTATCATGCCCAAGGACATCCAGCTAGCTCGCCGCATTCGCGGAGAGAGAGCATAA